A genome region from Thermoplasmatales archaeon includes the following:
- a CDS encoding CRISPR-associated endonuclease Cas3'', whose protein sequence is MGKITLFSYKLHSHPNKSLLEHLKNVGEFSKQIVNSKIIPHKKLFSEISYLIGISHDFGKSTEAFQKMLATGKRTKKANHSLISSLFGYFIVKKFLEEREKIDKFWYIPPITWIVINKHHGNIQDIRYEINKLKDQKKIKFVKEQIDDIKPNIDELTQIYQKLLKDFDLSLFFDININSLMEEIYRKVKKIKRKMKLDFYFKILFFYSVLLDSDKIDASGSKIPSRIKSLRKSIVDEYKSRKFVKKKRIDKIREKAYNEVNNELSSCNLDKDRILSINLPTGIGKTLTGFSFALGLREKIKSRYNFEPRIIYSLPFLSIIDQNASTISQILDFNNLKINSEIPSNLFLKHHHLADIKYKEMKDHELNIIEDINKSLILTESWHSEIVITTFVQFFHSIITNKNRAARKFHNIINSIILLDEIQSIPHKYWLLINKVLKYLAFHFNCWIILMTATKPLIFDAEEIKELVKNKEFYFNSFDRVDFNFDLQERNFNSFKKFILNEISQRRNENIMVVLNTVKSSKDLYEYLKNSLCCKYNLNPEDILDNDGICNFPDLELINMSTHILPLYRLRRIERIKRDSKRKVIITTQLVEAGVDISVDVIYRDLAPLDSIIQTAGRCNRNYDGKKGEVHVLILKDENDRFFYSYIYDPVLMDITKKILSKINRKISEKDFTFKSANNYYHLLKERGSSDDSKVMIKNLRRLDFSETSKFNLIEKVRTISIFIELNEEIKKIRAKLEEILRIKDFSRKKKLREFRTCINNFTLSINYIGKQDIFQLPPIGELEDFRYVPIENLNEWYNLDIGFQPPQTDISMRLL, encoded by the coding sequence TTGGGGAAAATAACATTGTTTTCCTATAAACTTCATTCACATCCTAATAAATCCCTTTTAGAACATTTAAAAAATGTAGGTGAATTTTCAAAACAAATAGTTAATTCAAAGATCATACCACATAAAAAACTTTTTTCAGAGATTTCTTATTTAATAGGGATTTCCCATGATTTTGGAAAGTCAACAGAGGCTTTTCAAAAGATGTTGGCAACTGGAAAAAGAACAAAAAAGGCTAATCATAGTTTAATATCCTCTTTGTTCGGTTATTTTATTGTTAAAAAATTTCTAGAGGAAAGAGAAAAAATAGATAAATTTTGGTATATTCCACCGATCACTTGGATTGTTATAAACAAACACCATGGAAATATACAGGATATTAGATATGAAATAAACAAATTAAAAGATCAAAAAAAGATAAAGTTTGTAAAAGAGCAAATAGATGACATTAAGCCAAATATCGATGAACTTACGCAAATATATCAAAAATTACTTAAAGATTTTGATTTGAGCTTGTTTTTTGATATAAATATCAATTCTTTAATGGAAGAAATATATAGGAAAGTCAAGAAAATTAAAAGAAAAATGAAACTGGACTTTTATTTTAAAATATTATTTTTTTATTCTGTGTTGTTAGATTCTGACAAAATAGACGCATCCGGAAGTAAAATCCCTTCAAGAATCAAAAGCTTAAGAAAGAGTATTGTGGACGAATATAAATCTCGAAAATTTGTAAAAAAGAAAAGAATAGATAAAATAAGGGAAAAAGCATATAATGAAGTTAATAATGAACTTTCATCTTGCAATTTAGATAAAGATAGAATTTTATCCATTAATTTACCTACAGGTATAGGAAAAACCTTGACAGGATTTTCATTTGCTTTAGGGCTTCGAGAAAAAATAAAATCTAGATACAACTTTGAACCGAGAATAATTTATTCTCTTCCATTTTTAAGTATAATAGACCAAAACGCATCTACAATTTCCCAAATTCTGGATTTTAATAATTTAAAGATAAATTCGGAAATACCCTCCAATCTCTTTTTAAAACATCACCACCTTGCTGATATAAAATACAAAGAAATGAAGGATCACGAATTGAATATAATTGAAGACATCAATAAATCCCTGATCTTGACTGAAAGTTGGCATTCCGAAATCGTAATAACAACTTTTGTACAATTTTTCCATAGCATTATAACAAATAAGAATAGAGCAGCAAGAAAATTCCATAACATCATAAATTCAATTATATTATTAGACGAAATACAATCAATCCCCCACAAGTATTGGTTACTCATAAACAAAGTTCTCAAATATCTCGCTTTTCATTTCAATTGTTGGATTATATTGATGACAGCCACTAAGCCACTCATTTTTGATGCAGAAGAAATAAAAGAGTTAGTGAAAAATAAAGAATTTTATTTTAATTCATTCGATCGAGTCGATTTTAATTTTGATTTACAAGAAAGGAATTTCAATTCATTTAAAAAATTCATCTTAAATGAAATAAGCCAAAGACGCAATGAGAACATAATGGTAGTTTTAAACACAGTAAAATCTTCAAAAGACTTATACGAGTATCTCAAAAACAGTTTATGCTGCAAATATAATTTAAATCCTGAAGATATTTTAGATAATGATGGAATTTGTAACTTCCCGGATTTAGAGCTAATCAACATGTCAACACATATTTTACCATTGTATAGATTGAGGAGAATTGAACGTATCAAAAGAGATAGCAAAAGAAAGGTTATAATAACTACTCAATTGGTAGAAGCGGGAGTGGATATAAGTGTTGATGTCATATATAGGGATTTGGCACCATTGGATTCAATAATACAGACAGCAGGGAGATGTAATAGAAATTATGATGGAAAAAAGGGCGAAGTACATGTATTGATACTTAAAGATGAAAATGATAGGTTTTTCTATAGTTATATTTATGATCCTGTATTAATGGATATAACAAAGAAAATTTTAAGCAAAATTAACAGAAAAATCTCTGAAAAAGATTTTACTTTTAAGTCTGCTAACAATTATTATCATTTATTAAAAGAAAGAGGATCTTCTGACGATTCGAAAGTAATGATAAAAAATCTAAGACGATTAGATTTCTCAGAAACTTCTAAGTTTAACCTAATAGAGAAAGTAAGAACAATTTCTATCTTTATTGAATTAAATGAAGAAATAAAGAAAATCCGTGCAAAATTGGAGGAAATTTTAAGAATAAAAGATTTTTCCAGAAAGAAGAAGCTTAGAGAATTTAGAACATGCATTAATAACTTTACTTTATCAATAAATTACATAGGAAAACAAGATATATTCCAATTACCTCCAATTGGAGAATTGGAAGATTTCAGATATGTACCAATAGAAAATCTCAATGAATGGTACAACCTTGATATTGGATTCCAACCACCTCAAACCG
- the cas8b gene encoding type I-B CRISPR-associated protein Cas8b/Csh1 — protein MLEAVKDIGEYIKNEENIGEEEIFIEANKLSNVKHVICVVFEKKNNKLIYSDTHLEEYEESKNKKYLYRQFSHHLFDLVPTSKTPSLEKLDRRWGKWFKTYANKQNNFWGSDLIKSLHDQILVKGKKELSGDIKGDIKNILDNIPKKERNSLIFTVKIREGNREKYLGDFEIFRKIFVKESIKKFFTRKFDREIKSKGFGTCSLCKREKEVYGFASPFSVYTVKKKGFASNLIQENSWKQLPICEDCGISLQIGKEFINKYLSKNIYAYEFYLVPYFIFGNIQDEIIEEIKDYEKRKTARSLLSLEDDILDIIKENKDIINLIFVFYKRKQGDYFDIFGYVEDVPPSWIKRLFDAFYGIEISIFSEKNLKIIMGEKWAGDLLDGSWNNKKLEKMDLGGFLRTFFPSGYDKYFLSMIGAILSRKFINEDFLINAFIREIRTAHVRDQIFKEKLLCLKSLYLLHFLDDLNLLKVKKMDMKKETKHSHEGKPESFFGEFEKAFNTPEKRAVFLEGVLAKFLLDVQYAQRKSTPFQSKFKGLKLDKSDIKRLFPEIIEKLREYNVAYPWLEEKISRYFIETEDEGWKLSNNDISYYFALGLTLGDIFKKRRLKDD, from the coding sequence ATGTTAGAAGCAGTTAAAGACATAGGAGAATACATTAAAAATGAGGAAAATATCGGTGAAGAAGAAATTTTTATTGAAGCTAACAAATTATCTAATGTCAAACATGTTATTTGTGTGGTATTTGAGAAGAAAAATAACAAATTGATATATAGTGATACTCATTTAGAGGAATATGAGGAAAGTAAAAATAAAAAGTATTTGTACAGGCAATTTTCACACCACTTATTTGATCTGGTTCCTACTTCAAAAACTCCATCATTAGAAAAATTAGACAGGCGGTGGGGTAAGTGGTTTAAAACTTATGCAAACAAACAAAATAATTTTTGGGGAAGTGACTTAATAAAATCATTACATGATCAAATTTTAGTGAAAGGTAAAAAAGAATTATCTGGGGATATTAAGGGTGATATAAAGAATATTTTAGATAACATACCTAAAAAAGAAAGAAATTCGCTCATTTTTACTGTTAAAATAAGAGAAGGAAATAGAGAAAAGTATCTTGGAGATTTTGAAATTTTCAGAAAAATTTTTGTAAAAGAGTCTATCAAAAAGTTTTTTACAAGAAAATTTGATCGTGAAATTAAATCAAAGGGCTTTGGAACGTGCTCACTTTGTAAGAGAGAAAAAGAAGTATATGGTTTTGCGTCTCCATTCTCAGTTTATACGGTCAAAAAAAAAGGATTCGCATCTAATTTGATTCAAGAAAATTCGTGGAAACAGTTGCCAATATGTGAAGATTGTGGAATTTCATTACAAATCGGTAAAGAATTCATCAACAAATACCTATCTAAAAATATTTACGCCTACGAATTTTATCTTGTTCCATATTTCATTTTTGGCAATATTCAAGACGAAATCATAGAAGAGATAAAAGATTATGAGAAAAGAAAGACGGCTAGAAGTTTGTTATCTTTAGAAGATGACATATTAGATATCATAAAAGAGAATAAAGATATAATAAACCTCATTTTTGTATTTTATAAGAGAAAACAGGGAGATTATTTCGATATTTTTGGGTATGTTGAAGATGTCCCTCCTTCATGGATAAAAAGACTTTTCGATGCCTTTTATGGGATTGAAATTTCTATTTTTTCTGAAAAAAATTTAAAGATAATCATGGGAGAAAAATGGGCTGGTGACTTATTGGATGGTTCATGGAATAATAAAAAGTTAGAAAAAATGGATTTAGGAGGCTTTTTAAGAACATTTTTCCCAAGCGGATACGATAAATACTTTTTAAGCATGATAGGAGCGATTTTATCTCGAAAATTTATAAATGAAGATTTTTTAATTAATGCGTTTATTAGAGAGATAAGAACTGCACATGTTAGGGATCAAATTTTCAAGGAAAAGTTATTGTGTTTAAAATCTCTCTACCTATTGCATTTCCTTGATGATCTCAATTTATTGAAGGTGAAAAAAATGGATATGAAAAAAGAAACAAAACACTCCCACGAAGGAAAACCAGAGTCTTTTTTTGGAGAATTTGAAAAAGCTTTTAACACCCCTGAAAAAAGGGCCGTGTTTTTAGAGGGAGTTTTAGCTAAATTCCTTCTAGATGTACAATATGCCCAGAGGAAATCTACCCCATTCCAGTCTAAGTTTAAAGGACTTAAACTAGATAAATCGGACATTAAAAGGTTATTTCCTGAAATCATAGAAAAGTTAAGGGAATATAATGTTGCATATCCTTGGCTGGAAGAGAAAATTTCCAGATATTTCATTGAAACAGAAGATGAAGGTTGGAAATTATCAAATAATGATATAAGTTATTATTTTGCTCTTGGATTAACTCTAGGAGACATTTTCAAAAAAAGGAGGTTAAAAGATGACTAA
- the cas5b gene encoding type I-B CRISPR-associated protein Cas5: MEIDKALVFDLWGDYGHFRKIETTTSPLTYSIPPITALNGLVAAILGFSRDSYYEIFSRENIKFGIRVQNPIKKVNVNINLVNTSKGFLLWDIKENPRSPTPFEFLKEPYYRIYVWIKDKEIYGKLKKYLEEHKSVFTPYMGLSELIANFKFVGEFDVYKKTATGDYVESVIKKDDDLKINVDCLEEGMRWIVESIPFYMDNSRKVLDYIQVIFEQNGRPLKVSDGLIYRIGENNIVFL; this comes from the coding sequence ATGGAGATTGATAAAGCACTAGTTTTCGATTTGTGGGGAGATTACGGCCATTTTCGGAAAATAGAAACCACAACTTCTCCCCTAACTTATTCTATCCCTCCAATAACGGCTTTAAACGGATTAGTCGCGGCTATTTTGGGTTTCAGTAGAGATTCTTATTATGAAATTTTTTCTAGAGAAAACATAAAATTTGGCATAAGAGTCCAAAATCCTATAAAAAAGGTCAATGTAAATATCAATTTAGTAAATACTTCCAAAGGATTCCTCTTGTGGGACATAAAGGAGAATCCTCGTTCTCCGACTCCTTTTGAATTTTTGAAGGAGCCTTATTATAGGATTTATGTATGGATAAAGGATAAAGAGATTTATGGAAAGCTTAAAAAGTATCTTGAAGAGCATAAGAGCGTTTTTACCCCTTATATGGGACTTAGCGAACTCATAGCAAATTTCAAATTTGTAGGAGAATTTGACGTTTATAAAAAAACTGCTACTGGAGATTATGTAGAAAGTGTGATAAAGAAGGATGATGATCTTAAAATTAATGTCGATTGTTTAGAGGAAGGTATGCGTTGGATTGTGGAAAGCATTCCATTTTATATGGATAACAGTAGAAAAGTCTTGGATTACATACAAGTCATCTTCGAACAAAATGGAAGACCTTTAAAGGTTAGTGATGGGTTAATTTATCGGATTGGGGAAAATAACATTGTTTTCCTATAA
- the cas7b gene encoding type I-B CRISPR-associated protein Cas7/Csh2, with amino-acid sequence MTNIVKNRSEILFLYDIKDANPNGDPLDENKPRIDEETGINIVTDVRLKRTIRDYLHDFKDCNVFIIKDVKDDGTQKTREERIEELQKDLKRLEVKDDKKFEKEKKLLLNKYIDLRLFGATIALKSAKEGEKGRSITLTGPVQFKFGRSLHQVEPKSIKGTSVMPSKEEATQGTFIETQILPYSLICFYGIINENAAGATLLKEEDVDLLLDGLWNGTKNLITRSKVGQMPRLLLRVVYKDNNYHLGDLDRKIKLITDNNMDERAIRDISDIKLDVSKLLEVFENNKEKIEGIDVQFDEDVSFVLEEREVTANELMKELKQIAKVNTLNL; translated from the coding sequence ATGACTAATATTGTAAAAAATAGGTCTGAAATACTTTTTTTATATGATATCAAAGATGCGAACCCAAATGGAGATCCGCTCGATGAAAATAAACCAAGGATAGACGAAGAAACTGGTATAAACATAGTAACTGATGTAAGACTAAAAAGGACAATTAGAGATTATCTACATGACTTCAAAGACTGCAATGTTTTCATAATAAAAGATGTCAAAGATGATGGAACACAAAAGACCCGGGAAGAAAGAATAGAAGAACTCCAAAAAGACTTGAAAAGGCTCGAAGTTAAAGATGACAAAAAATTTGAAAAAGAGAAAAAATTGCTCCTAAACAAATACATAGATCTCAGATTATTCGGCGCCACTATAGCTCTAAAATCAGCTAAAGAAGGTGAAAAGGGCAGATCCATAACTCTAACAGGGCCTGTTCAATTTAAATTTGGAAGATCCTTACATCAGGTTGAACCTAAGAGCATAAAGGGAACTAGCGTAATGCCTTCAAAGGAAGAGGCAACACAGGGAACATTTATTGAAACACAAATTCTTCCATATTCTTTAATATGTTTTTATGGTATCATAAACGAAAACGCCGCCGGAGCAACACTTCTAAAGGAAGAAGATGTTGACTTATTGTTAGATGGCCTTTGGAATGGGACTAAAAACCTTATTACAAGGTCAAAGGTTGGACAAATGCCACGCTTACTTCTCAGAGTCGTTTATAAAGATAACAATTACCACCTAGGTGACTTGGATAGGAAAATAAAACTGATAACCGATAATAACATGGATGAAAGGGCAATAAGAGATATTTCAGACATAAAATTGGATGTTTCCAAATTACTTGAAGTCTTTGAGAATAACAAAGAGAAAATAGAAGGCATAGATGTTCAATTTGATGAAGATGTTAGCTTTGTACTTGAAGAGAGAGAAGTAACTGCAAATGAGTTAATGAAAGAATTAAAGCAAATAGCAAAAGTAAATACATTGAATTTATGA